Part of the Lucilia cuprina isolate Lc7/37 chromosome 5, ASM2204524v1, whole genome shotgun sequence genome is shown below.
AAAACGATAAAAACGGATAATAATAGATCATGTTTAACAATTTAGTTAGGGGTCTCAACAGCCACCTAaaatcttgttatttttttactattaggGTTATTAAATTAAGCAAACAACTTGTATTTCCTATGATTATTTCTTTCATTCATAAACAGACTTGTATGCAAtacaaattacttttattttcaaactagatttaaataagtaaaatttgtttcaatttcaaAAGCCGGTTAGTGTTGACAATCTATTGTTcattttcattgtaatattgtGCTATGAATAGTAATTAAtcaatgatttatttaaattatgttgtTATATCTATTAAATGATGCCACATTtgaatggaattttttatattagaaataaaaGCTATTAAAAACGGATTTTTAGCATAATGAAGGGAATAACTTTTTGTTAGCTCTTCTTTCTCTCTTTCTGGCTTATTAAAGGTGAAGAAtcatataacaacaacatatcTTTATAATATTCGACAATTCTCCCAGTAGTTCGATATTTACACTCTCCATGAATTATACACGAAATCAGGCATGAGCAGAGAGCTACAAATGTGCTCTCTTATTGTTTatgcatgcatacatacaaGCAAGAGAGCAAGACGACTTTAAAAAATCCGTCTCTTTATCATTGCTTTAATTCCAACAtcaaaaaagaatgaaaatttagTTATCTTTCTATAAGCTTACATGGAAGCAGAAAAGATTTTCAGGAATATTAGAGTTAATCTTTTCTTAAACCTTTGTACATACTTAGTGCAATATTGCAAAGTAACTTATTTTAAAGCACATTATTCCTACgtagttttgttcttttttatattgcTGACTTTTTGGTTTAGCGTGCCTAATAAGTGTGTATTACCGCTGCTTTGACCAGTAGTTTAACTCTTGCCGTTAGCacttaacaattattaaaaaagtttgttgcaTGAGGTTTATTAAGTAACTCTACAAGGaaatatttaatgacaaaaacaaGTCTCTACAAATGATGTTATCTcgagttaaaagaaaaaaatatttgaaaattttgtaaaatttaaagttgtGAACTTggctaaatttttaaactgaaaaatctttttaaattgtttaaaggaTCGAagtgcaataaaaataaaaatatttcttacaatAGGTATGTattctgaaatataaaaaaatgtattttccaTATCTAATAGAGACAATACTACTAGCAACACACCATTTCCATTTGTATTtctattgttatttgtttttaatatgcaATTAAAAACTtctgaatttaatttataatgttcTTACAATGAATTGCAAGTTTCTGTTAACAGTGGGAAATGGTGTAAAATATGTATAGATAagttaacttttttgttaataaatatctaaataattATAAAGCATACTTTCAGACgtttacaataatattaatcgttatttttaatattttaaacgtttttttttttatttcaattataaaaccACTTGttcaattccaaaaaaaaaaaaaacgaaattaaataaatccaaCAAAATAACAACGACAAAAACTTTTCTTCCTTTTTCTGTAAAAGAACTAATAGCTTTTTCTTCAACAGATTTTTTCGACGAACagtttaaaaaaagctattttattatcaaataagtgtttttaaggatgttttcaataaaaacctttttattCTTTTAGAATTACTAGCTAAACTTCAAATGAAAAAGACATTTGTATACTAAAAACCagtgtttacttttactaatatattagtctgCATTTGCcgcaaattacatatttttatcattcgtcatactaaaaatatttaaactttttcagatttaaataacattgctactaaatattgccgttctgtttttatgtttaactagaaaaattgcGACGTTACACTGCAATTTCTAGCAGCACGAATGAACAGTATTAATCTCTTGTTTgttgtacaagaaaaaatatatatttttgtgctatagcagcgcacactcaaatctgttaaactaatatggctagtattgatgatatttttatttgcgcttagtttttcctagcagcaattaaattttgttttgcaactgctacctgcaaatttatttattgttttttttaaatattgatgttacaatttgaaaatatttgaatatgatAGATATGCATACATGTTATTGgggtaaaattataataattctaaGTCGAAAGGGAAAAACTCTTCAGCGAGCCGGCGATAATATATAGAATTGCCGCCTGAATATTCGCAATATTTGCATAAGCATgctatatatttgtgtatagtTCTACAATCTAAAGATTAATTAAGGATAATTATTTTTCgcaacataaaaaattgtttgtaaaatatacatagtGCTACCTCCCATACTATTAGAGTCAGAATCTTCTAATTTTgacgaaaaaaaacattaacttcaTTATGGACATTGGGAAAAAATGGGCAGACTTTTATTAGGAGGCTTGGAACTtccatttgaattaaataaatatgtacatgttattgaaaatatggcTACCCCATAAAACACAACTCAAATTAAAAGcgtgtttattattttgttctaataaataaacatttttgagcaATGTAGTTGTAAGATTATATGGTTATACttctaacaattttataacctaatgatagttttaaatatttttttgtagaaattaataaatttataatcaccTTGTATAAATCAGGGTGAAcacacataattaaaatattttttgttgaattctaATGAGCTTActttacaaattattcaaatcACACTGCTAAAATGTGGaagattattatatatttttttttttttttttgaagaaatgtagttaataatattttgtaatacattaaggaaaaaaaaacaaatatcaatgTAGTATTTTTCTGTATTATATCATACAGAAATTAtgagaatatttaaactatattttaataattaatatgtcaATCAGTACAGGATATTATAGGTCGAATATGTCAATCAGTACAGGATATTATAGGTCGAATATCATCGATATATATGgatgataataaatatacatattaatatcgacatacatacttaaatgcGTACAAATGTTAAGTGTAATACTGAATTTAAGCTCATGAAATGTCATAAAACTGTCagtgtatttacatacatacatacctacatatgtttatttacaaattgctgcatcaatattgccaaaaaaataataaataaaactacaactggcagtagcaaaaccaaaataaagttacattgctgctaggaaaaactaaacgcaaacaaaaataacatcaatactctccatattagtttaacaaatttgagtgtgcgctgctaaagcacaaaaatatatgtgtgttgACCTGCAATTATGTCTGCCTGCtactagaaattgcaaacacgagttgcaatttttatattaatacgaatatatatgactgcaatttttagtagcaaagtgatacaaaagttataaagtttcatatttattttatagtcatatacaagagaggtggtgctagtgctgcatatttaaacgctgctaaaaacaactttttcctAAAAAGGAGCTTTTGCttcaaacgtttttttttcgcCAAACAGTTAATATTTCGCTAAGCTTTTAAGCTTTcagaaaaattaactttatcaacaatattcaaaaatatgtacatgtattaCAATCCAAAATGGATGTAATCAGattccaataaaaataaaattatatcttGTTAAGCTCtgcttatataaatataattttaaagcttttggtAGCATATTATCAAAATGCTTATTGCCAAAgcttttaaagttcttttaaaaaatactctTAGAGAGGTTTTCCTCACATAAAGTTCTTTGCAGAAAACCCTTTATCAGCAGGAATTGTTTATAGACAAAAAAGCTCGGTATTAAGCTCTTAAATATTCTATCCTAGCATAAGAAGCTTTTCAGCAGAAAAATAGTTTACAGAAATTTTCagtgataaaaaaatttacaaagaaagttttatcaaaattttaattaaataaaaaagttttctgcccgaaaaagctttttcataaaagatatttcttcaataaaaaaacattaaaaattctgtttttcTCAATTCTCTCGGTTTggcttttatttaaacaaccttttactttaatgtttttaagctGCTAATTAAGAACAAACACTGATCTTAACTAATGACAGCAAGTTCTAGAATAACATAAAAACCAGCTACatttcataatttgtttttaaagtctTAAAcacaaagaacaaaaaatattgataattaataaaactcctaaaattaattaagaacttttatagttatttgtttgtatacGAAATGTTAAATGtcattgtatttgtaaaatttttaaatttattgtatgtatttcattttctttttaatatttatcacaattttagttttttgtctttttacaACTAAAACACAAGAATTAAAAACCTTAATAACTAATATGAATAATGAATTATAAAatctatatgttttttttataaagtggcCGCTGCTGGaggatttttcaatttatgagCCGTAACATAAGGTTGGAAACCATTTTTATTGGCCTTATATTTAACGGTATATTCATAACCATCGGCCGATATAAAACTATAACCACCACGGAATTCTACCGGTTTCATGGTAACTTCATCTGGTCTAAGCTTGGCATCATCAGCAACATCCGAAGACTTTGAGCTGAGCTTTTTATTATCATATTTTACATCTTCTACACGCTGTTGAccattttcagttttaaaactagaaaattgtaaagaatgtgtaaaatatatgtatgtggaaaatattatttaattttcaaacctACTCAAAGTGCAAAGAAGTTTCACCATCCTCTGTTTCAATTGCCGCCATGTGAACCTCATGAAGTTGCAACAGTGCATAacttattaaaaactataaataaaatttaaattttgtttattaatttataatgtgaaatttttttagttaataaatgttattacgCACTATTAAAACTTTcatattgtttaacaatttctttaattattacTATTTGTAAATATCAATTTTCAAACAACGCGCTTTTCAAGAAATCTGCGTATTTACTGTAACGTTTTCAAAATACTACTGATTATAATACTCCCAACTAGAAGGTACATAAGTTGATtctttttttatcttaaaaatatgttgggcttgttttttgttttatcgcAAAAAATAGCAATTCtgttaaaaaagatattttaaaaataatgacgtcataattttttttgtatgacaaATTCTTTGGTttcttagaatattttttataagaagacAAACCCCAAagagtttgtttgtttgaataacttagaatttataatttcgttaaagagaaactgttaatcatattaaatacaaaaagttattttttatcttttaatatcAGAACAGAGTTGAgatttttgttagttttcttttaattggaTTGCTTAAATAGCAATCCAATGACACCACATCTAAAATGTTGTATTATTTAATATCTTTCATTAGAAAGCCTTTCACACCAAAAAGTATCTTTCACCAAGAAGAAAGCattatttcatcaaaaaaagctttttactttttttcactaaaaaagagctttttacaaaaatatttttacaacaaaaattcatGTCTTACTTACaaaaattgttacatttttttatgtagtttgttccataaaaaaagctttctacttttttcactacaaaaattgttaaattatttttatgtagtttgttccataaaaaagcttttttgtactTAATTTCGTTGCTAAAAGTTTTCTCTTtcttaagacctggttcacactggaaaactttatttgggaaaattttgatttttgtgtgtgagagaaatagaaagaaatatcaaccatctctttctctcacacacaaaatcaaaagcttCTCAACTAATGTTTCCCAGTGTTAACCAGGTCTAAAatgtatttccaaaaaaaacagtttttcaatgatattagattttttcatataaactgtattctacaaaaaagaaacttaaaaactttttcaacgaCAGAactagacgttttttttttcaaaaaaaattatttaaactgaaAGCTTTTGTCACCAAAAAAGCTTTAACCATATAAAACACCACTTTAAGTTTGTtctttaatgaacattttttgtactaaaatagcttttttatagtttttaaacattttattttgttttttaattaaaatgctttTTATCTTTATTACCAGAAAGAACTTTTGCgcctaaaagcttttttctaggGTTTTcccaaaaaacagtttttttaaaaagttatttttccataaaactaACTGtattctgcaaaaaaaaaaaatgtaacacTCTCTTTCGGCATaatcttttatttaagttttcccacaaaaagtttttaaactaaaagcGTTATTcactataaaaagcttttgctataagtttttttctacgaacattttttgcacaaaaaaaacataataacaacAGGAAATATGATAAAGTTTAATCATATTCTTTGTtgattttatcaaatatttgaacaatGTGATCTTTTATAACCTACCTAgctattatgtttattatttattttctcttataataaaactttcaacatagaatttctgttctaattttaatagaaaacaataaacaacTGGTTCATAGATTTATCAAgatttaaatcataatttatttgttttcaatttaaataaagtcGAGCATTCTTaactaaattaaacttaaatatctAGAACAAATTCTGTTTTTAATGGACCATTGTGTTTTTTCGTCTTTCTCTTGATGTGGCAGCATTTAATAAACATAACCACCATTGCCACCTCCACCACCATTACCACCACCTCCGCCCCCGCCACCATCATCCGGATGACCACCTCCAGCTGCTATTTTATCTAAGGCTTCTTGTATTTCTGGGGGTATTGGTGGTGGTGTGGGTAAATGATCACCCGATGGTTGAAAACCATTTTCATCAGCTATATAGGTCACTACGAATGTATCGCCTTCGGGACTGGTAAAAGAAAAGGAGCCTTCAGCTACTTGTGCTTCATCTTCACCACCTCCGGCATTCTTCAAGTAACCACTTTCATCTACATTAATACCATTGCCAGTTTCATATTCgtactatttgaaaaataaaacaattattaaaagaaatcaatataACGATAACGATTTATAGGGTGGATTGATGAACTCAATATATAGTTCAAATCTGAATGTATTAActtttaagaacattttaaaaaaaaattgcacttttGAAGTTTGATTTTCCACTTACCATATACGATCCATCTACACTAATTTTCGATTCCATTTTTATAATCGGTATAACGGGACCACCACCGCCACCTCCGTCGCCACCTCCGCCGCCTCCAGCACCACCACCAGGCGGTAGATACGTGTTGGATGGAGGTGGACCGCCTCCACCTCCACCTCCACCAGGTGGTAAATAAGTGTTAGGTGGAGGCCCTCCACCTCCCCCACTAGGTGGTAAATAATTAGGTTTGGGAGCAGGTCTTGGAGGAGGTCTTGGTGGCGGTGGTCtcggtggtggtggtggcggtCTAGGCGGTGGTGCAGGTGGTCCTCCTCTAGGATAACCAGCTGGTTTTGCTTCAATCcatgttatatataaaacaattaaataaatctgcaataaaaaaacaaacttttacacAGCTAATAGCACACAACAGCTTAATTTTACCAATTTCATTCTATTTTCATTTACAACTAAATAAACTTCACTCTTTTAATACACttttaaaacttcttttaaaGTCTAACAAAACTGATGAACTGCTTTAACAGCTACAAATCAattcctttttataaataaaaaagcagaACATTTTGTACAATTGCAGTTAACTGCAACTGCAGTCTTTGAGTAACAGAAATTGACCTCACGTCTTCTTTGGTTCAAAATCAATGaagaagttttttaatttttttgattcttcatacattttaaattttgtaactgaaacagcaacaaaatcggtaacatatacaaaaaattaacaaaaatacaaaatttttatttggtttatttttgtgcaactacatacatatacatatgtgtttgtgtataatttgggtgtttttttttcgtcaGTACAAGAAGCTTAAAGAATCGCCTGAGAAATCGTCAGCTGTTGGATTTAACTAAGCGCGCAACATCAAACACTAGTTGTATTCATACACTTTGTGCTCGTAAGACAAGTTTCTAATGTTGTTATTAGTGCAGGCTCACTTCACTGAATTAACATGATGATGACTGTAAGCAAACAGTGCGTATACAAACGAAATACCAACCACCCTATTGGATTTAGGCAATATCAAGCTAAGCTATGCGAGTGCAATCGGATAAGTTGCTTTTTGTTCTAACATATTATTATGtcgattttattaatattaaacaaggAAAACGTAATTGTATTCTAGATCCTTTTAGTGggaactaactaagtaactaactaagtaactaactaattaactaactaagtaactaactaactaactaattaactaactaactaactaactagctaactaactaactaactaactagctaattaactaactaactaactatcggTGTTCTCAAGAAACTGGAACAATATTAATCGAAGtctgtattaaatatatatgatgatttgttttcataaactttaaagaCTACCCTCGTTTTTCTTAAGCAAGTCCTCTTGGttaaaaataacgaaaacaAGTCATGGCCTTAAAGTGTTGGTTCACGTATATTGGTCTGTTTTGCAAAATGCCGAATGTTAcactcataaaaaatattaatcaaaaatatttaacaaattctaaaatttcaaggataaaataatgatattgtcaagggaaaaaaactaaaaacaaagaGTAAGAACAAaactgatttattaaaaaaaatcagggTCTTTTaaacgttatattttaaaagcaagattttaaagatttaacatttttgtgtgcaataaattttaaaatctcaattttcaattttaaggtTAACTTTTAGAGATTTAGAtttgatatttgtttatattgctGAGTTTTATTAAGAATCTGATAACACAGATTTAACAAGCTGTTATTAACCtccaaaatagaaaattagCTGCTATTTGAGacaaaaggtcaaaggtcattttgaaaaaatcttaaataatttatataatttaagaaattctaatgaaattagaaaataatctttttacagaaaactaaaataatagaaaatatatgttCTTATATTAAATCTAAGAAACTATTtgacaaatatatataacaCTCTGAGTCACATTTTTTCTGAGTGTTTTTCATGTATCATTAATACTAGTACATTTTGCCCTAGCTAAGGCAAAAAGTTAATAGACATTTAAGTTTAACTCGTATTTTAGCACCCTTGTAAAGGAATTCACTCTAACAACTGTATATGTATTTTGCCTTGTATTTTATCCTGTAGTGACATCTATTCTACATTAACAATATCTATCatacataaaagtgcgtttacGTATGAGGGGAAATATATAGGAATTAGGGTTTGATATTAAGTTCGTTGTTCTGTTTTGTTTTCCTTTGAATGGTGGTGAATTTGGTGGTTATggtgtattgttgtttttaatacttcttctatagaaacaacaacaccaaGCACATCATTGTCATTATCATTATAATTTCTTAGGGCCATACAATTCGCTGTATAGTATTTGTTAGTAATGACAGAGGGGTGGAGTACAGGCTGGCTAAACAGATCCTTTATACTGAAATTGGCTTTATTGGCTTGCATTATAAAGCCCAAAAGAAACTAATGCAGGTGTTgcagatttgttttattttattttttttcgtaaaatacttacatacaatctaattgttttgtatgtttgttccTCTAAAAGTTGATGGGGttgtttggtttttaatttaaagttatttttttttaatttgaaattttcattcgtTTGGTTTTTAGCTAGTAGCTCGAcaggttttgttgttttaaccaATTTACTAgcattttgtaatttgtttggAAAAGGAGTGCAAGGTTTGATTGGGGTTGGAATATATGGTTAGATAATTTATCTGGATTTTTGTATTAAACCGTTtgtatttgaagtttttttaataagaatacAATGCACATCATTAATTGGAATTTAGAGAAtacgttttttattaattttagctGAATTGAAACAATTTATAATCGGCTTTGTAGATATGTATTTAAACTTAGCTTGTTTTCCTCCAAATGTTGATTAATCGAATTCTGATATAGAAATCCTTGTACCATTTTAATATTCATACTTTTACCTAGACGAAAGACCTCATGTTGGTGTTATTACAATCCTAAGGAAAAGAAGTGGTGATGATTGAAGTATACCTTTCGTGGTAGAATTTCGGACTTTGTCTTGTCCCGGTATTTGGAGAGTACCTTCgttgctgtggtttaaaccctaATCCGCGGAAAAAGAATGTCAGTTAAAATACTGATAAAGCCTATAATTCGGTATAAGTTCGGTTGTGTTGCCAATGTCAACAGAAACACTACAAGGGAGTGTATATGATACAGTATAGATGTAGGGTATATGAAACTTCTTCTCCAGTATACCTAGAGTAAGTGTGTCGAAAGTTATTCTCTATGAATGGTGAGGACCAATTGGTATCTTATACAATTGATATCATTACATTTACTTTATTGTTcagatattttaaatgtttaatctaTTCGTACCagattaccacagtgtgttctctTTGAGTAAGAACAACTTCTCggtttatttgatggattcttGTTTCGGTCTACCGAATACGTCTccaggtgctgttgccgactcatcTGCTTGGTTGtgaacggaagtgatgtttttgtatCTCAGAAGTTAAACAACTGGGCAAGAATGGTCAAAGATTATATAAATGGAGTACTTGTGCAAAATGCTTGTTTATGCAgaaccatgtacaaaaatttccacCGGCGTgtaagaaacaaaaatacagTGGTGAGTCGTCTAGTTAGCTAATCCAGTTGAAAAGTTCCAGCTTGAAACAAGTCAGGTGTTCAAATAAAGGTGGATCCTACGTTGTGATCCTGATGACAGGAATAAGAGAAATCTTCTCAGAATGAAcatttgttgattttaatttgATGATACGtcttctgagtggacacacacgATTACGAGCACAGAGAAATGTAGAGCATGTATAGAGGAGAGTAAAACTCTAaaacactttctttgccactgtcaggcattcgtcgaagttagatccaagtatcttgggaTGGATATCATTCCCGAAATAACATTCTTCACTAACactaattgaaattttcttaggaAAAAAGTCCAGGATactaaatttcttaatattgaaatatatgtattataagAAGCGCACTATTCGTCAAAGTTAGATGCAAGTATCTTGGGAGTGATACCATTCCGGAAAAAAATTCTTCACTATCActtattggaaaattcttaggaataaCCCAGAATACTGAGGTTCTGaatattaaaagataaaatgtATATAAGCCCCGATAGTGGTCTAGGTGCATTTCTCTGGATTCGATGTagtatatgtacatcctcccaTTCATCGAACCTAGGAATGAGATAATAATAATAGATAACTATAGCATAAACTGCTATGAAATACATTCCAGCAATATAAACGGATCGACTCTCAGACAACTAACTAAATCTTTTTTTACCCCCATAAGTCAAAgactattaaaattattataaaggaATAATCAAAATTT
Proteins encoded:
- the LOC111677786 gene encoding larval cuticle protein 65Ag1 → MKVLIFLISYALLQLHEVHMAAIETEDGETSLHFDFKTENGQQRVEDVKYDNKKLSSKSSDVADDAKLRPDEVTMKPVEFRGGYSFISADGYEYTVKYKANKNGFQPYVTAHKLKNPPAAATL
- the LOC111677785 gene encoding pupal cuticle protein 20 — translated: MKLIYLIVLYITWIEAKPAGYPRGGPPAPPPRPPPPPPRPPPPRPPPRPAPKPNYLPPSGGGGGPPPNTYLPPGGGGGGGGPPPSNTYLPPGGGAGGGGGGDGGGGGGPVIPIIKMESKISVDGSYMYEYETGNGINVDESGYLKNAGGGEDEAQVAEGSFSFTSPEGDTFVVTYIADENGFQPSGDHLPTPPPIPPEIQEALDKIAAGGGHPDDGGGGGGGGNGGGGGNGGYVY